The proteins below are encoded in one region of Podarcis raffonei isolate rPodRaf1 chromosome 6, rPodRaf1.pri, whole genome shotgun sequence:
- the PPIL1 gene encoding peptidyl-prolyl cis-trans isomerase-like 1 isoform X1 codes for MAAVPPDTWQPPTVSLETTMGVIVVELYWKHAPKTCKNFAELARRGYYNGTKFHRIIKDFMIQGGDPTGTGRGGASIYGKQFEDELHPELKFTGAGILAMANAGPDTNGSQFFITLAPTQWLDGKHTIFGRICQGIGIVNRVGMVETNAQDRPVDDVKLLKVFPSG; via the exons ATGGCTGCGGTGCCCCCCGATACGTGGCAGCCGCCCACTGTTTCTTTGGAGACTAC AATGGGCGTCATTGTTGTGGAGCTATACTGGAAACATGCACCAAAAACTTGTAAAAATTTTGCTGAACTGGCCAGACGAGGTTACTACAATGGCACAAAGTTTCATCGGATAATCAAGGACTTCATGATTCAAGGGGGTGATCCAACAGGAACTG GAAGAGGAGGTGCATCCATTTATGGCAAGCAATTTGAAGATGAACTCCATCCAGAACTAAAGTTTACAG GTGCAGGAATTCTTGCTATGGCAAATGCAGGCCCTGACACCAACGGAAGCCAATTCTTTATCACGTTAGCACCAACTCAGTGGCTTGATGGGAAGCACACTATATTTGGACGTATTTGCCAAGGAATTGGCATAGTCAACCGAGTGGGCATGGTGGAAACCAATGCACAAGATCGTCCAGTGGATGATGTCAAGCTCTTGAAGGTTTTCCCATCAGGCTAA
- the PPIL1 gene encoding peptidyl-prolyl cis-trans isomerase-like 1 isoform X2 translates to MGVIVVELYWKHAPKTCKNFAELARRGYYNGTKFHRIIKDFMIQGGDPTGTGRGGASIYGKQFEDELHPELKFTGAGILAMANAGPDTNGSQFFITLAPTQWLDGKHTIFGRICQGIGIVNRVGMVETNAQDRPVDDVKLLKVFPSG, encoded by the exons ATGGGCGTCATTGTTGTGGAGCTATACTGGAAACATGCACCAAAAACTTGTAAAAATTTTGCTGAACTGGCCAGACGAGGTTACTACAATGGCACAAAGTTTCATCGGATAATCAAGGACTTCATGATTCAAGGGGGTGATCCAACAGGAACTG GAAGAGGAGGTGCATCCATTTATGGCAAGCAATTTGAAGATGAACTCCATCCAGAACTAAAGTTTACAG GTGCAGGAATTCTTGCTATGGCAAATGCAGGCCCTGACACCAACGGAAGCCAATTCTTTATCACGTTAGCACCAACTCAGTGGCTTGATGGGAAGCACACTATATTTGGACGTATTTGCCAAGGAATTGGCATAGTCAACCGAGTGGGCATGGTGGAAACCAATGCACAAGATCGTCCAGTGGATGATGTCAAGCTCTTGAAGGTTTTCCCATCAGGCTAA
- the PSRC1 gene encoding proline/serine-rich coiled-coil protein 1 isoform X2 produces the protein MLFSCRMVPEKHGVAKRRQEEEEEVSGICPTESSETCAAQSIDTNIFGGESEGKALLWSPLSPEKLEEMMSEANRLAALMEGCELLEKENGTSETRLEMVPDFEPLPSIESLHAVRKDSRAARRRTFNVSNSPLQALLPTVGPESCCSVGSPKAPLPEMGSPTSCVADPPVPKRRQNKSNACIPNNQLPKKSRPNQPLKSLAATKSLDIKKTTTRCSRKERSTPPTLPTQNKKPLPSLRPPLQTNRQGPWRETEKSSGKASSSEGSQLGLQDPPSKGKKPVPYAKARLGPRLDPLKTGPVKKASVAPEKVAHLPKANASQVTSMGGSAPQLQASYKPHSSCREIRTRNTAKSGLASRLPVLNSNTPAFQQTVPSGTSQNSRLRLPKKATSGKSSLAVNRSGAG, from the exons ATGCTATTTTCATGTAGGATGGTTCCTGAAAAACATGGAGTGGCCAAACGAAG acaagaggaggaggaagaggtctcTGGCATTTGCCCCACAGAATCCAGTGAAACGTGTGCTGCCCAGTCAATTGACACgaacatttttgggggggagagtgaAGGCAAGGCCTTGCTGTGGAGCCCTCTGAGTCCCGAAAAGCTAGAGGAGATGATGAGCGAAGCCAACAGGCTGGCTGCACTGATGGAGGGGTGTGAGCTGCTGGAGAAGGAGAACGGCACCTCTGAGACGAGGCTTGAGATGGTTCCAGATTTTGAGCCTTTGCCCTCCATTGAATCTTTGCATGCGGTGAGGAAGGACTCCAGGGCCGCCAGACGAAGGACATTCAACGTGAGCAACAGCCCTTTGCAAGCCCTGCTGCCAACCGTTGGACCCGAAAGCTGCTGTTCTGTAGGTTCCCCCAAAGCTCCGCTTCCAGAGATGGGAAGTCCTACTTCCTGTGTTGCAGACCCACCTGTTCCCAAAAGACGCCAGAATAAATCAAATGCCTGCATCCCCAACAACcagctccccaagaaatccagaCCCAATCAGCCACTCAAGTCACTGGCAGCAACGAAATCTCTGGACATTAAAAAG ACAACTACCAGGTGCAGCAGGAAGGAAAGATCAACTCCACCCACCCTTCCCACGCAAAATAAGAAGCCCCTGCCAAGTCTGAGGCCTCCCCTTCAAACCAACAGGCAGGGACCTTGGAGGGAAACAGAGAAATCTTCTGGCAAGGCCTCTTCTTCGGAGGGATCCCAG CTTGGCCTTCAGGATCCACCTAGCAAAGGTAAAAAACCAGTACCATATGCAAAAGCAAGGCTGGGCCCCAGGCTGGATCCGCTGAAGACTGGTCCTGTGAAGAAGGCCTCTGTTGCTCCAGAAAAGGTGGCGCATCTCCCAAAGGCAAATGCAA GTCAGGTGACAAGTATGGGTGGCAGCGCCCCACAATTGCAGGCCAGCTACAAGCCTCACAGCAGTTGTCGTGAGATTCGAACCAGGAACACGGCCAAGTCTGGGCTGGCAAGCAGACTGCCGGTGTTAAACTCTAACA CGCCTGCATTTCAACAGACAGTCCCTTCTGGCACTTCCCAGAACAGCAGGCTGCGACTGCCCAAGAAGGCAACCTCTGGCAAGTCGAG CCTTGCAGTGAACAGATCTGGGGCTGGATGA
- the PSRC1 gene encoding proline/serine-rich coiled-coil protein 1 isoform X1 yields MEWPNEDIKFIIDERLDFSQSSSFDGQEEEEEVSGICPTESSETCAAQSIDTNIFGGESEGKALLWSPLSPEKLEEMMSEANRLAALMEGCELLEKENGTSETRLEMVPDFEPLPSIESLHAVRKDSRAARRRTFNVSNSPLQALLPTVGPESCCSVGSPKAPLPEMGSPTSCVADPPVPKRRQNKSNACIPNNQLPKKSRPNQPLKSLAATKSLDIKKTTTRCSRKERSTPPTLPTQNKKPLPSLRPPLQTNRQGPWRETEKSSGKASSSEGSQLGLQDPPSKGKKPVPYAKARLGPRLDPLKTGPVKKASVAPEKVAHLPKANASQVTSMGGSAPQLQASYKPHSSCREIRTRNTAKSGLASRLPVLNSNTPAFQQTVPSGTSQNSRLRLPKKATSGKSSLAVNRSGAG; encoded by the exons ATGGAGTGGCCAAACGAAG atataaaatttattattgatGAGAGACTGGATTTTAGTCAGTCTTCTTCTTTTGACGG acaagaggaggaggaagaggtctcTGGCATTTGCCCCACAGAATCCAGTGAAACGTGTGCTGCCCAGTCAATTGACACgaacatttttgggggggagagtgaAGGCAAGGCCTTGCTGTGGAGCCCTCTGAGTCCCGAAAAGCTAGAGGAGATGATGAGCGAAGCCAACAGGCTGGCTGCACTGATGGAGGGGTGTGAGCTGCTGGAGAAGGAGAACGGCACCTCTGAGACGAGGCTTGAGATGGTTCCAGATTTTGAGCCTTTGCCCTCCATTGAATCTTTGCATGCGGTGAGGAAGGACTCCAGGGCCGCCAGACGAAGGACATTCAACGTGAGCAACAGCCCTTTGCAAGCCCTGCTGCCAACCGTTGGACCCGAAAGCTGCTGTTCTGTAGGTTCCCCCAAAGCTCCGCTTCCAGAGATGGGAAGTCCTACTTCCTGTGTTGCAGACCCACCTGTTCCCAAAAGACGCCAGAATAAATCAAATGCCTGCATCCCCAACAACcagctccccaagaaatccagaCCCAATCAGCCACTCAAGTCACTGGCAGCAACGAAATCTCTGGACATTAAAAAG ACAACTACCAGGTGCAGCAGGAAGGAAAGATCAACTCCACCCACCCTTCCCACGCAAAATAAGAAGCCCCTGCCAAGTCTGAGGCCTCCCCTTCAAACCAACAGGCAGGGACCTTGGAGGGAAACAGAGAAATCTTCTGGCAAGGCCTCTTCTTCGGAGGGATCCCAG CTTGGCCTTCAGGATCCACCTAGCAAAGGTAAAAAACCAGTACCATATGCAAAAGCAAGGCTGGGCCCCAGGCTGGATCCGCTGAAGACTGGTCCTGTGAAGAAGGCCTCTGTTGCTCCAGAAAAGGTGGCGCATCTCCCAAAGGCAAATGCAA GTCAGGTGACAAGTATGGGTGGCAGCGCCCCACAATTGCAGGCCAGCTACAAGCCTCACAGCAGTTGTCGTGAGATTCGAACCAGGAACACGGCCAAGTCTGGGCTGGCAAGCAGACTGCCGGTGTTAAACTCTAACA CGCCTGCATTTCAACAGACAGTCCCTTCTGGCACTTCCCAGAACAGCAGGCTGCGACTGCCCAAGAAGGCAACCTCTGGCAAGTCGAG CCTTGCAGTGAACAGATCTGGGGCTGGATGA
- the PSRC1 gene encoding proline/serine-rich coiled-coil protein 1 isoform X3: protein MSRQEEEEEVSGICPTESSETCAAQSIDTNIFGGESEGKALLWSPLSPEKLEEMMSEANRLAALMEGCELLEKENGTSETRLEMVPDFEPLPSIESLHAVRKDSRAARRRTFNVSNSPLQALLPTVGPESCCSVGSPKAPLPEMGSPTSCVADPPVPKRRQNKSNACIPNNQLPKKSRPNQPLKSLAATKSLDIKKTTTRCSRKERSTPPTLPTQNKKPLPSLRPPLQTNRQGPWRETEKSSGKASSSEGSQLGLQDPPSKGKKPVPYAKARLGPRLDPLKTGPVKKASVAPEKVAHLPKANASQVTSMGGSAPQLQASYKPHSSCREIRTRNTAKSGLASRLPVLNSNTPAFQQTVPSGTSQNSRLRLPKKATSGKSSLAVNRSGAG from the exons ATGAGCAG acaagaggaggaggaagaggtctcTGGCATTTGCCCCACAGAATCCAGTGAAACGTGTGCTGCCCAGTCAATTGACACgaacatttttgggggggagagtgaAGGCAAGGCCTTGCTGTGGAGCCCTCTGAGTCCCGAAAAGCTAGAGGAGATGATGAGCGAAGCCAACAGGCTGGCTGCACTGATGGAGGGGTGTGAGCTGCTGGAGAAGGAGAACGGCACCTCTGAGACGAGGCTTGAGATGGTTCCAGATTTTGAGCCTTTGCCCTCCATTGAATCTTTGCATGCGGTGAGGAAGGACTCCAGGGCCGCCAGACGAAGGACATTCAACGTGAGCAACAGCCCTTTGCAAGCCCTGCTGCCAACCGTTGGACCCGAAAGCTGCTGTTCTGTAGGTTCCCCCAAAGCTCCGCTTCCAGAGATGGGAAGTCCTACTTCCTGTGTTGCAGACCCACCTGTTCCCAAAAGACGCCAGAATAAATCAAATGCCTGCATCCCCAACAACcagctccccaagaaatccagaCCCAATCAGCCACTCAAGTCACTGGCAGCAACGAAATCTCTGGACATTAAAAAG ACAACTACCAGGTGCAGCAGGAAGGAAAGATCAACTCCACCCACCCTTCCCACGCAAAATAAGAAGCCCCTGCCAAGTCTGAGGCCTCCCCTTCAAACCAACAGGCAGGGACCTTGGAGGGAAACAGAGAAATCTTCTGGCAAGGCCTCTTCTTCGGAGGGATCCCAG CTTGGCCTTCAGGATCCACCTAGCAAAGGTAAAAAACCAGTACCATATGCAAAAGCAAGGCTGGGCCCCAGGCTGGATCCGCTGAAGACTGGTCCTGTGAAGAAGGCCTCTGTTGCTCCAGAAAAGGTGGCGCATCTCCCAAAGGCAAATGCAA GTCAGGTGACAAGTATGGGTGGCAGCGCCCCACAATTGCAGGCCAGCTACAAGCCTCACAGCAGTTGTCGTGAGATTCGAACCAGGAACACGGCCAAGTCTGGGCTGGCAAGCAGACTGCCGGTGTTAAACTCTAACA CGCCTGCATTTCAACAGACAGTCCCTTCTGGCACTTCCCAGAACAGCAGGCTGCGACTGCCCAAGAAGGCAACCTCTGGCAAGTCGAG CCTTGCAGTGAACAGATCTGGGGCTGGATGA